Proteins co-encoded in one uncultured Methanomethylovorans sp. genomic window:
- a CDS encoding IS5 family transposase, translating to MNDLTDFALKEEYKRLQSVGDKLAEIESLIDWKPFHPILESMYSNKTASGGRPEADVIVMFKMLVLQQWHGLSDAELERQCIDRISFRKFLSFPEYVPDSTTVWSFRKRIIDNGKEEQIWTEIQKQLDALGLKIKKGMIQDATFIHSTPGHAKADEPRGKEAKTRRSKDGTWTKKGSKSFFGYKLHTIIDKDYELIRRFKTTTASVHDSQIDLSELNEVVYRDRGYFGAVAKGFAATMQRAVRGHPLEIGDILRNERISSQRAPGERVYSVVKEVFNAGKVLVTTVERVNVKMLMTAFCFNLHQLKTLKHKGII from the coding sequence ATGAATGATTTAACTGATTTTGCTCTTAAAGAAGAATACAAACGTCTCCAATCTGTTGGAGATAAGCTTGCTGAAATCGAATCATTGATTGACTGGAAACCATTTCATCCCATTCTTGAATCGATGTATTCTAATAAAACAGCTTCAGGCGGTAGGCCTGAAGCTGATGTCATCGTCATGTTCAAAATGCTTGTACTGCAACAATGGCATGGTCTTTCTGATGCTGAACTTGAGCGACAATGCATTGATAGAATCTCCTTCAGGAAATTTCTTTCATTTCCTGAATATGTACCAGACAGTACAACTGTCTGGTCATTCCGAAAGAGGATTATCGATAATGGAAAAGAAGAGCAAATATGGACTGAAATACAGAAGCAGCTTGATGCTCTTGGATTGAAGATAAAAAAAGGAATGATCCAGGATGCTACTTTCATCCATTCAACTCCAGGACATGCTAAAGCAGATGAACCTAGAGGAAAAGAAGCAAAAACAAGAAGAAGTAAGGACGGAACCTGGACAAAGAAAGGCAGTAAATCCTTTTTTGGTTACAAGCTCCACACGATCATCGATAAGGATTATGAATTGATCAGAAGATTCAAAACAACAACTGCATCAGTCCATGATTCTCAGATAGATCTCTCTGAATTGAATGAAGTTGTATACAGAGATAGAGGATATTTCGGAGCAGTTGCAAAAGGTTTTGCTGCAACAATGCAAAGAGCTGTGAGAGGACATCCATTAGAAATAGGAGACATTCTGAGAAACGAAAGAATCAGCAGCCAAAGAGCTCCAGGAGAACGAGTATATTCTGTGGTCAAAGAAGTATTCAATGCAGGAAAAGTTCTTGTAACCACAGTGGAAAGAGTAAATGTAAAGATGCTTATGACAGCTTTTTGCTTTAACTTACATCAGCTGAAGACACTCAAACATAAAGGAATTATTTAG
- a CDS encoding transposase: MQLTLPIKIDVTPEQGSVLWDLSEKCRLIYNFGLSERQDAYKNKTKINYFKQQNKLPELKQQFPEYQWVYSKVLQGTLKCLDNDYRSFFNLRKNKDVKSRPPGFKGKKYFTTMIYNQSGFDIIDSNGNVIIRKSMDTRIHKPEVEYSEQDKIFIDLSHKHPSGIPLTFELPVTLLEERIFSKATDIVQVNLYNKDDEFYVSITYEVPAVKHCNNDCYLAIDIGTIKQTMVDSDGKFTELKNRRPDKYWEPKIQQIQSRRDHCLKNSRKWKRLHNNLGRMKRKSSNQLRDNQHKITRNIVENTDANTIVIGKLDVKQMASSKPKASKKDRITNRGTHNSGHIGRFAQFLTYKAEALGKRVIRIDESYTSKKCCVCGTIKNMSLDDRIYECDYCGNVLDRDMNSSVNILLRYFKHNALWTSYLSIIDNLRETGLLIGIIPTRMISR, from the coding sequence ATGCAGTTGACGTTACCGATCAAGATAGATGTTACTCCGGAACAGGGATCTGTTCTATGGGATCTATCTGAGAAATGTAGACTTATCTATAACTTTGGATTGAGTGAACGACAGGATGCATACAAGAATAAGACTAAGATTAACTACTTTAAACAACAGAATAAATTACCCGAACTCAAACAACAATTTCCTGAATATCAATGGGTATATTCCAAGGTACTACAGGGAACCCTGAAGTGTCTTGACAACGATTACAGGTCTTTTTTCAATCTAAGAAAGAATAAGGATGTTAAATCAAGACCTCCTGGATTCAAAGGCAAGAAATATTTCACTACGATGATTTACAATCAATCTGGATTTGATATAATTGATTCCAATGGTAATGTTATCATCAGAAAATCCATGGATACTAGAATCCATAAACCAGAAGTAGAGTACTCTGAACAAGACAAGATTTTCATTGATCTCTCTCATAAGCATCCATCTGGAATTCCTTTGACATTTGAACTCCCGGTTACTCTGCTTGAAGAAAGAATTTTCAGTAAGGCTACTGATATTGTTCAGGTCAACCTTTACAATAAAGACGACGAGTTTTATGTTTCCATTACTTACGAAGTACCTGCAGTAAAACATTGTAATAATGATTGTTATCTTGCTATTGATATTGGTACGATCAAACAAACAATGGTCGATTCAGATGGTAAATTTACAGAATTAAAGAACAGGAGACCTGACAAGTATTGGGAACCTAAGATTCAGCAGATCCAATCCCGAAGAGACCATTGCTTGAAGAACAGCAGGAAATGGAAACGATTACATAATAACCTTGGTAGGATGAAGAGAAAGTCATCCAATCAGTTGAGAGACAACCAGCATAAAATTACCAGAAACATAGTTGAGAACACGGATGCTAATACTATTGTTATTGGTAAACTAGATGTAAAACAAATGGCTTCTTCTAAGCCAAAAGCAAGTAAAAAAGATAGGATTACCAATCGTGGTACTCATAATTCAGGACATATCGGTAGATTTGCTCAATTCTTGACCTACAAAGCCGAAGCTTTGGGTAAAAGAGTAATAAGAATTGATGAATCCTATACCTCAAAGAAATGTTGTGTTTGCGGAACTATCAAGAATATGTCACTTGATGACAGAATCTATGAATGTGATTATTGTGGTAATGTTCTTGATAGGGATATGAATAGTTCTGTGAACATACTCTTGAGGTACTTCAAACATAATGCTTTGTGGACAAGCTATCTATCTATAATCGATAATCTACGAGAAACAGGTTTGTTGATCGGGATCATTCCTACAAGAATGATCTCGAGATGA
- a CDS encoding DUF1699 family protein, translating into MNIRVVSSKEEIETLSPNEEMIHLAFRPANTDLFTIVQKCPQVKAFHIPTSYKRTISTSARMFLQMQNIELLEGDVWGHRKDINEYSGISQGVYDRIKQYRENGMPEQDITEKLVRETRLSPDLITFLMQNS; encoded by the coding sequence ATGAATATAAGAGTTGTCAGTTCTAAAGAAGAGATTGAAACGTTGAGCCCAAACGAAGAAATGATACATCTTGCGTTCAGACCGGCTAATACAGACCTTTTTACAATTGTACAAAAATGCCCTCAGGTCAAAGCATTCCACATTCCAACCTCTTACAAGAGGACAATATCCACTTCTGCAAGGATGTTCCTTCAAATGCAAAACATCGAATTACTCGAAGGAGATGTATGGGGGCACCGAAAAGATATCAATGAGTACTCTGGGATTTCCCAGGGCGTATATGACCGCATAAAGCAGTACCGTGAAAATGGAATGCCAGAACAGGACATCACTGAAAAACTGGTAAGAGAGACTAGACTAAGCCCTGATTTGATCACGTTCCTTATGCAGAATAGTTAA
- a CDS encoding disaggregatase related repeat-containing protein — MGSTVCNLEFRGIRQGETGSIRTVLIRVTPYTSVTFPASVVPDNRYYEFDVTELVQEYVSGTNNTGFFLKARTEGGNYIAFYSSEWPNADQRPKLTITHVN, encoded by the coding sequence GTGGGATCCACAGTTTGTAACCTGGAATTCCGTGGGATACGGCAGGGGGAAACTGGTTCGATAAGAACGGTGTTGATCAGGGTAACACCTTATACATCGGTGACATTCCCTGCGAGTGTAGTGCCTGATAACAGATATTATGAGTTTGATGTCACAGAACTTGTACAGGAATATGTAAGCGGTACTAACAACACCGGTTTCTTCCTCAAGGCAAGGACAGAGGGTGGTAATTACATAGCCTTCTATAGCTCAGAGTGGCCAAATGCTGACCAGAGACCGAAATTAACTATAACACACGTTAACTGA
- a CDS encoding TetR/AcrR family transcriptional regulator, translating to MAIADRRGREKEQRRNTIIDAAEKLFFSRGFDNVSMEDIAKEVELGKGTLYLYFKSKDSLFFAIIFRRWMDLGESITEKVSHGKTGLEKVQIMIRSLIEYARENADYTDMFTTFWPQISLRMGEEDAQTMRETAMKYMPRVHNDVVEGIEDGSVRNDLDPRLLGIYVEMITFYIITPNPSAKCSFEAQGISYDTYVEMLPQFLCPAVARYSKKECGGQDQ from the coding sequence ATGGCAATCGCTGACAGAAGAGGAAGAGAAAAGGAACAAAGAAGAAATACTATCATCGATGCCGCTGAGAAGCTGTTCTTCTCTAGGGGCTTTGACAACGTTTCCATGGAAGATATAGCTAAAGAGGTGGAGCTTGGCAAAGGCACGCTTTATCTTTACTTTAAAAGCAAAGACTCTCTGTTTTTTGCCATTATCTTCCGGAGATGGATGGATTTAGGCGAAAGTATAACCGAAAAAGTGAGTCATGGGAAAACCGGACTTGAAAAAGTTCAGATAATGATCCGAAGTCTCATTGAATACGCACGGGAGAATGCAGATTATACTGACATGTTCACGACGTTCTGGCCGCAAATCTCTCTGAGAATGGGTGAGGAGGACGCACAAACTATGAGGGAGACTGCCATGAAATATATGCCTCGTGTGCATAACGATGTTGTGGAGGGAATTGAGGATGGGTCCGTCAGGAATGATCTGGATCCCAGGTTACTTGGAATATATGTTGAAATGATTACCTTCTATATTATCACTCCTAATCCTTCTGCTAAATGTAGCTTTGAGGCACAGGGGATAAGTTACGATACATATGTCGAGATGTTACCACAATTTCTCTGTCCGGCAGTTGCCCGATACTCTAAGAAGGAGTGTGGTGGTCAAGATCAATAA
- a CDS encoding DUF1648 domain-containing protein yields the protein MKLNKYHWIMIALTFVFTGYSIYYPLINYDNLPDRIPTHFNYLGEPDTWSNNSMGVLLMGPLINLLIQLTILPIVWWMIKVEDFRTLINGPREKIQKMSNEKVNEIQKFVISHILFITFLVAILIMTVSIGQVMVASEKAASLGYSVPIVETI from the coding sequence ATGAAATTAAATAAGTATCACTGGATTATGATAGCATTAACGTTTGTGTTTACTGGTTATTCGATATATTATCCATTAATCAACTACGACAACTTACCAGATCGAATTCCTACACATTTCAACTATCTTGGAGAACCGGATACATGGTCAAATAATAGTATGGGTGTACTGTTAATGGGTCCACTTATTAATCTACTTATACAATTAACAATTCTGCCAATCGTTTGGTGGATGATTAAAGTAGAGGATTTCCGCACACTAATTAATGGACCACGCGAAAAAATTCAGAAAATGAGTAATGAAAAAGTGAATGAGATTCAAAAGTTCGTGATTTCTCATATTTTGTTTATTACGTTCCTTGTGGCGATATTAATAATGACAGTGTCTATAGGGCAAGTTATGGTGGCTTCAGAGAAAGCTGCATCATTAGGATATAGTGTTCCAATTGTTGAGACCATCTAA
- a CDS encoding ISNCY family transposase, which produces MTKKSREYKGVLFEESIENYLNRESASICQFLHFLCIEDISKYVESTLYTNKSWHFKYNVSSMIKLFIVMCFRKLSYEKTVSSLTEEEAILLSFYDENGFIKLPSGKTLHHFVKYRLGEDGLKEIMMLVGEKILSLTQIKEAKIDSTPLEASRYDKHADYNPHYQCKMDKAHITMVGTYPIFMTHTNGNASDSPELIKHIEALKEMNVDIDFYSADGGYDSFLNHADIWYHLNARPIISYSSNAVINKEGEIERIDHWVNKMWKKGGDIHAKIEDKLKFLYKNGRYEQIGMYLRNKNIRDNLFMIFFKKRGECEPEHRHIKHTVKFDIREVRVESRELYSLLSFVAYQFLRLTELQNCMQGKNSVGRFF; this is translated from the coding sequence ATGACTAAAAAATCTAGAGAGTATAAAGGAGTCCTCTTCGAGGAGTCCATAGAAAATTATCTGAACAGAGAAAGCGCCTCAATTTGCCAATTCCTGCACTTTCTCTGCATAGAAGATATTTCAAAGTACGTCGAGAGTACTTTGTATACCAACAAAAGTTGGCATTTTAAGTATAACGTTTCATCGATGATAAAACTCTTCATTGTAATGTGTTTCAGGAAATTATCTTATGAAAAGACTGTTTCTTCTTTGACAGAAGAAGAGGCTATTCTACTCTCTTTTTATGATGAGAACGGATTCATAAAACTTCCTTCGGGAAAGACATTACACCACTTTGTGAAATATAGATTGGGTGAAGATGGGCTTAAAGAAATAATGATGTTAGTAGGTGAGAAGATCCTCAGCCTTACCCAAATAAAAGAAGCTAAGATCGATTCAACCCCGCTTGAAGCTTCAAGATACGATAAACATGCTGATTACAATCCACATTATCAATGTAAAATGGATAAAGCACATATTACAATGGTTGGAACATACCCAATATTTATGACCCATACTAATGGTAATGCATCAGATTCCCCTGAACTTATCAAACACATTGAAGCATTGAAAGAAATGAATGTTGATATTGATTTTTATTCTGCTGACGGGGGTTATGACTCTTTCCTGAATCATGCAGATATCTGGTACCATTTGAATGCAAGGCCAATTATTTCGTATTCTTCAAATGCTGTGATAAACAAAGAAGGTGAAATCGAAAGAATTGATCACTGGGTTAATAAGATGTGGAAAAAGGGTGGAGATATACATGCAAAGATTGAAGACAAGCTAAAATTCCTCTATAAAAACGGTAGATATGAACAGATAGGGATGTATCTTCGAAATAAAAATATCCGGGATAACTTGTTCATGATTTTTTTCAAGAAAAGAGGAGAATGTGAACCAGAACACAGGCATATCAAACACACAGTTAAATTCGATATCAGAGAAGTAAGAGTGGAGAGTAGAGAACTCTACTCTCTACTGAGCTTTGTGGCATATCAGTTTTTGAGGCTTACAGAACTACAAAATTGTATGCAAGGAAAAAATTCAGTTGGGAGATTCTTTTGA
- a CDS encoding PEP/pyruvate-binding domain-containing protein: protein MIPEYVILLGDPQAVLAVVGGKGASLSRLLAAGLPVPGGFHITTVAYQQFVIHNSLQSSILKALESIDISRPDTLEVASNAIHKQFTQAQIPQEIVEAISQAFEKLGPSQKVAVRSSATAEDLPDLSFAGQQETYLNIQTLDGILKVIKQCWASLWTARAIGYRLENHIDQNTVKMAVVIQELVPASAAGIMFTANPITGAYDQITINAVWGLGEAICGGLVTPDMVGVDKLSGKVTEQQINSKDVMTVLARTGTYEEPVPADLRTKAVLNQKQAAELAQIGMQVEELYGQPMDIEWALENNRFVVLQARPITALCGCDTTAVEWNDSLTGDYLWTKGNFGEAVPDVMTPCTWSLVQIMIGNVDLAFGPYPPCGNIGGRLYKNLSVIASLGAAIGMKPGRISTIIEDLYGRLPEGTEIPIIHLSHWQLLRTTLPVIISRMLQARANSKRLPAFLQTTPERCEVLRARIQDISSSKELAALWHSDLTLLYLEACRMLMTVVNQGGVNIVSIRHNLQKMVGEEDTNILLTGLSTNSDPLASLGPLLGLTQLAQGEIDKEKFVRQFGHRSSHEVELYIPRPAEDPDWIDKQIADFRQRGDDFKMLLSRQETARKSAWDRVHQRYPRKEKSIRSQIDRWAIIAREREAVRSESSRIFWVLRSFVQRAGMFTGQDEGIFFLSIGEILLVLEGDHTPLASIPTRRAAYKRYCTLPPYPVLIRGPFDPFKWAADPERRSDMFNVQCTGKPIDDAIIGFPGAVGVVEGKARVISTVEEGNQLQAGEILVTTVTNIGWTPLFPRLAAVVTDVGAPLSHAAIVARELGIPAVVGCGNATMCLKTGDRVRVDGGKGIVKIIPFS from the coding sequence ATGATACCTGAGTATGTAATACTTCTGGGAGATCCGCAAGCTGTGCTGGCGGTCGTAGGGGGAAAAGGTGCTTCATTATCTCGGTTGCTTGCAGCTGGTCTGCCTGTTCCCGGTGGTTTTCATATTACAACAGTTGCTTATCAACAGTTTGTTATACATAATAGCTTACAATCCAGCATCTTGAAGGCGCTGGAATCTATTGATATTTCACGACCTGACACCCTGGAAGTTGCTTCAAATGCTATTCACAAGCAGTTTACACAGGCACAGATTCCGCAGGAAATTGTCGAGGCGATATCTCAAGCATTTGAAAAACTTGGCCCAAGCCAAAAGGTTGCAGTCCGTTCGTCGGCAACTGCTGAAGACTTGCCTGATCTCTCGTTTGCAGGACAGCAGGAAACCTATCTCAACATTCAGACTCTGGATGGCATACTTAAAGTCATTAAACAGTGTTGGGCCTCATTATGGACAGCACGGGCCATTGGCTATCGGTTGGAAAATCATATTGATCAGAATACAGTAAAAATGGCTGTGGTAATACAGGAACTCGTACCAGCGAGTGCAGCAGGAATAATGTTCACCGCAAATCCAATCACGGGTGCATATGACCAGATTACGATCAATGCAGTTTGGGGCTTGGGTGAGGCTATTTGCGGGGGTTTGGTCACTCCTGATATGGTCGGAGTCGATAAGTTAAGTGGAAAGGTCACAGAACAACAAATTAACAGTAAGGATGTCATGACCGTACTAGCCCGGACTGGAACATACGAGGAACCGGTGCCAGCAGATCTACGCACCAAGGCAGTGCTTAACCAGAAACAAGCTGCTGAACTGGCTCAAATCGGTATGCAGGTCGAAGAACTCTATGGGCAACCAATGGATATTGAGTGGGCTCTCGAAAATAATCGATTTGTCGTATTACAGGCTCGTCCTATTACAGCCCTTTGTGGCTGTGATACAACTGCTGTGGAGTGGAATGACAGTCTAACTGGCGATTACCTATGGACAAAAGGAAACTTCGGTGAAGCCGTTCCCGACGTGATGACACCCTGCACCTGGTCGCTTGTTCAGATCATGATAGGCAATGTAGATCTGGCTTTCGGCCCTTATCCACCCTGTGGTAATATTGGTGGACGGCTCTATAAAAACTTGAGTGTGATCGCATCATTAGGAGCAGCGATCGGGATGAAACCTGGGCGCATATCAACGATAATCGAGGATTTATATGGCCGACTCCCAGAAGGCACGGAGATTCCGATCATTCACTTATCACACTGGCAGTTGCTACGCACAACATTGCCGGTCATCATCAGTCGTATGCTTCAGGCGAGGGCCAACAGTAAGAGGCTGCCAGCATTTCTCCAGACGACGCCGGAGCGCTGTGAGGTGCTCCGCGCCCGGATCCAGGACATCTCCAGCTCGAAAGAATTAGCTGCTCTGTGGCATTCCGATTTGACACTCTTATACTTAGAGGCATGTCGCATGTTAATGACTGTGGTGAATCAGGGTGGGGTTAATATTGTCTCTATAAGGCACAATCTACAAAAAATGGTGGGCGAAGAAGACACCAACATCTTACTCACGGGACTTAGCACCAATTCAGACCCTCTGGCTAGTCTCGGGCCGCTTTTGGGTCTGACACAGTTGGCCCAAGGTGAAATCGATAAGGAAAAATTTGTTAGACAATTCGGTCATCGCAGTTCTCATGAAGTAGAACTTTACATCCCACGCCCAGCTGAAGACCCAGACTGGATCGACAAACAGATTGCTGATTTCCGCCAAAGAGGAGATGATTTCAAAATGCTACTTTCCCGTCAAGAGACTGCACGCAAGTCCGCATGGGATCGAGTACATCAACGTTACCCACGGAAAGAAAAATCGATACGCAGTCAGATTGATCGTTGGGCTATAATTGCCCGTGAACGTGAAGCTGTGCGTTCTGAGTCTTCCCGGATTTTCTGGGTATTACGCTCCTTTGTCCAGCGTGCTGGCATGTTTACCGGACAGGATGAGGGGATATTTTTCTTATCAATTGGCGAGATCCTATTAGTTCTTGAAGGCGACCATACACCCCTTGCTTCTATCCCGACTCGACGTGCTGCATATAAGCGATATTGTACATTGCCCCCATATCCGGTGTTAATCCGCGGGCCGTTTGATCCATTTAAGTGGGCTGCAGACCCTGAGCGACGCAGCGATATGTTCAATGTTCAGTGCACCGGCAAACCCATAGATGATGCAATTATCGGCTTCCCTGGCGCGGTTGGCGTCGTGGAAGGTAAGGCAAGGGTGATTTCCACAGTCGAAGAAGGAAATCAGTTGCAGGCTGGCGAGATCCTTGTGACAACCGTAACCAATATTGGTTGGACGCCCCTGTTCCCTCGCTTGGCTGCGGTTGTAACTGATGTCGGCGCTCCACTATCACATGCCGCTATTGTTGCACGAGAGCTGGGAATTCCGGCTGTAGTCGGTTGTGGTAATGCAACAATGTGCTTAAAGACTGGAGATCGAGTACGTGTAGATGGTGGAAAGGGAATTGTAAAAATCATTCCCTTTTCCTAA
- the tnpB gene encoding IS200/IS605 family element RNA-guided endonuclease TnpB — protein MLKAFKFRLYPTYIQAVQLNQHIGSCRFVYNWALDQKIKTYEQTGKSVSRFDLNKMIPVLKASNEWLGEVNSQSLQGMTKQVESAFTRFFREKKGFPKFKSKKNPIQSFPVPQHYSVNFGNDTVKLPKIGEIKAVLHRGFEGELKTATVSRSCKGHYYISILVEDGKELPVKQEFSDSTTIGVDVGIKDFAVLSTGEKFENPKYLKNSLQRLKVLQKRVSKKQKGSQNRAKAKQRLATLHDRIANQRNDFQNKLSFKLISENQAIALETLNVNGMVKNHNLAQSINDSAWSSFVTKLEYKAEWFGKTVLRIGQFEPSSKLCNVCGYHNKELQLKDREWECPECYTKHDRDINASINIKKFALIDQNLIGL, from the coding sequence ATGTTAAAAGCGTTCAAATTTAGACTCTATCCTACTTATATTCAAGCTGTGCAATTGAACCAGCATATAGGTAGCTGTAGGTTTGTCTACAATTGGGCGTTAGACCAGAAAATCAAAACATACGAACAGACTGGTAAATCTGTATCCAGATTCGATTTGAACAAAATGATTCCTGTTTTGAAGGCTTCTAACGAATGGTTAGGTGAAGTTAATTCTCAATCATTACAAGGAATGACAAAGCAGGTAGAATCTGCTTTCACTCGGTTCTTTCGAGAGAAAAAGGGATTTCCGAAGTTCAAATCAAAAAAGAATCCTATACAATCTTTTCCAGTACCACAACACTACTCAGTGAACTTTGGGAACGACACTGTGAAACTTCCCAAGATTGGAGAAATTAAAGCTGTGCTTCATAGAGGTTTTGAAGGAGAGCTTAAAACAGCTACAGTATCACGGTCTTGTAAAGGACATTACTATATCAGCATTCTTGTTGAAGATGGAAAAGAGCTTCCAGTAAAACAAGAGTTCTCAGATTCCACTACAATTGGAGTAGATGTAGGTATCAAGGACTTCGCTGTACTTTCTACGGGTGAAAAATTTGAAAATCCGAAATATCTGAAGAACTCATTACAACGATTGAAAGTATTGCAGAAAAGAGTATCAAAGAAACAGAAAGGCTCTCAGAACAGAGCAAAGGCTAAACAAAGACTTGCAACACTCCATGACAGAATAGCAAATCAGAGAAACGATTTCCAGAACAAACTATCTTTTAAACTGATTAGCGAAAACCAAGCAATAGCTCTGGAAACTCTGAATGTCAACGGCATGGTCAAGAACCATAACTTAGCACAGTCTATTAATGATTCGGCATGGAGTAGCTTTGTAACGAAATTGGAATACAAAGCTGAATGGTTTGGTAAAACTGTACTGAGAATAGGACAGTTCGAGCCATCTTCAAAGCTCTGTAATGTCTGTGGATACCATAACAAAGAGCTTCAATTGAAAGATAGAGAATGGGAATGTCCAGAGTGCTATACAAAGCATGATAGGGATATCAACGCTTCTATCAATATCAAGAAATTCGCTCTCATAGACCAGAATCTAATAGGTCTTTGA
- a CDS encoding RNA-guided endonuclease TnpB family protein encodes MLELYDGKLSRTVLRGERRSNPPNLPDKEIVKFAVDNKVSLIGLEDLKGIRENKVRKVRKDKRYNQSSWAYRQLQDFIAYKAKEAGIKVHFVDPAHTSQECNRCNHISNTNRNRLKFICKKYGYENNADLNASMNIERRTRDFGYISLSQGCLSATQTNA; translated from the coding sequence ATGCTTGAGCTGTATGACGGGAAACTGTCACGTACAGTTCTTAGGGGAGAAAGGAGGAGTAATCCTCCCAACTTACCCGACAAGGAAATAGTAAAATTCGCTGTTGATAACAAGGTTTCTTTGATCGGGTTAGAGGACCTAAAAGGTATTCGTGAGAACAAAGTAAGGAAAGTTCGTAAAGACAAACGCTATAATCAAAGTAGCTGGGCATACAGACAACTGCAGGATTTCATTGCATACAAAGCAAAAGAAGCAGGAATAAAAGTCCACTTTGTGGATCCTGCTCATACTTCACAGGAATGCAACCGATGTAATCATATTTCCAATACCAACAGAAATAGGTTGAAATTCATATGTAAAAAATACGGATATGAGAATAATGCAGATCTGAATGCGTCGATGAATATCGAAAGAAGAACAAGAGATTTCGGGTATATCTCGTTATCTCAGGGGTGTCTGTCAGCCACCCAGACGAATGCATAA